Proteins from one Ananas comosus cultivar F153 linkage group 5, ASM154086v1, whole genome shotgun sequence genomic window:
- the LOC109711117 gene encoding stigma-specific STIG1-like protein 2, whose amino-acid sequence MAPRRRPTLSLLLLVVLLLIAVSADTTSAESREGETEGYAAVVRDQFMGLKPRSEPRSGSRFLAAVGGKKGDICDGGNVRGCAGGDPGQRLRCCRSRCTDLLSSRANCGACGKRCGFGQLCCKGQCTTIAYDVKNCGGCGVRCQRGLRCTYGLCGYA is encoded by the coding sequence ATGGCGCCGCGGCGACGCCCAACGCTCTCTTTGCTCCTTCTCGTCGTCCTCCTTTTGATCGCTGTGTCGGCTGATACCACGTCAGCGGAGAGCAGAGAAGGAGAAACAGAAGGCTACGCGGCCGTGGTGAGGGACCAGTTCATGGGCCTGAAACCGCGGTCGGAACCACGGTCAGGGAGCCGATTCCTCGCGGCGGTCGGGGGCAAGAAGGGCGACATCTGTGACGGGGGCAATGTGCGCGGCTGCGCAGGGGGTGACCCCGGGCAGCGCCTCCGGTGCTGCAGGAGCAGGTGCACCGACCTTCTGTCCAGCCGGGCCAACTGCGGCGCCTGCGGCAAACGGTGTGGCTTCGGCCAGCTCTGCTGTAAAGGCCAGTGCACCACCATTGCCTACGACGTCAAGAACTGCGGCGGATGCGGCGTGCGGTGCCAGCGCGGGCTCCGGTGCACGTACGGCCTCTGCGGGTACGCGTGA
- the LOC109710809 gene encoding serine/threonine-protein kinase HT1-like yields the protein MEEESSSWVRRAKFSHTVYHRIDYSRLPAIPLSRQSDRARDAELKPEKGVGPSKLSSISLPVDREREIDSKVKASIRHSYSLPSSSLFSQKADSGRELKQWKSSIEIPKSPSLNPGKSPESEAKNLRLDSSSSAARARPDPKLKQKSNLNSSPKAQPGTSPRSKFGQFSKQNQWNPTPKERSPSPLPTSILSDAFKEARDSGKRFATPPPSRKGSDKGVFGKLFSREARDHRVLNSLSPPNTSPLQQLSSMKFVDKQKGRKENSWTKYFDHGVGRVTAVEARSDWTVDLSKLYLGLRFASGAHSRLYHGIYKDRPVAVKIIRQPDDDENGVMAARLEKQFNREVTFLSHLYHRNVLKLVAACKKPPVFCIITEYLSGGSLRAFLHKLDHKSVPLQKLLAIALDIARGMEYIHSQGVIHRDLKPENILFDEDFCVKIADFGIACEEAFCDVLAEDPGTYRWMAPEMIKHKPYGHKVDVYSFGLLLWEMVTGKIPYEDMTPVQAAFAVVDKNLRPEIPSNCPAPVRALIEQCWSSHPEKRPDFWQIVKVFEQFESALAQGGTLDTVKNLTCQDHKNRLRQWIQKLKHSHIEGSGNLMPKLL from the exons ATGGAGGAAGAGAGTAGTTCTTGGGTTAGAAGGGCGAAATTCTCACACACGGTTTACCACCGAATCGATTATTCTCGCTTGCCAGCGATTCCGCTTTCGCGCCAATCCGATCGGGCTCGGGATGCGGAATTGAAGCCGGAGAAGGGCGTCGGGCCTTCAAAACTGTCGTCGATCTCGTTGCCGGTCGATCGCGAGAGAGAAATCGATTCGAAGGTGAAGGCTTCGATTCGGCATTCGTATAGCCTGCCTTCGTCGAGTTTATTCTCTCAAAAAGCCGACAGCGGTAGAGAATTGAAGCAGTGGAAGTCGAGCATCGAAATCCCCAAGTCACCTTCCCTCAATCCCGGAAAAAGCCCTGAATCGGAAGCAAAGAATTTGAGATTGGATTCTTCCAGTTCCGCTGCCCGAGCTCGTCCAGATCCTAAATTGAAGCAGAAGAGCAACTTGAATTCTTCACCGAAGGCGCAGCCAGGTACTTCCCCGAGAAGTAAATTTGGCCAATTCTCTAAGCAAAATCAATGGAATCCTACGCCCAAGGAGAGGTCACCTTCGCCTCTCCCGACCAGCATCCTTTCAGATGCATTTAAAGAAGCAAGGGATAGTGGGAAAAGATTTGCGACTCCCCCTCCTAGTAGGAAAGGGTCGGATAAGGGCGTGTTCGGGAAGTTGTTCTCTAGAGAAGCCCGCGATCACCGTGTGCTAAATTCCTTATCTCCTCCCAACACTAGCCCTCTACAACAATTGTCTTCGATGAAATTTGTAGATAAGCAAAAGGGTCGCAAGGAGAATTCATggacaaaatattttgatcatgGCGTGGGGAGGGTGACTGCCGTGGAGGCCAGAAGTGATTGGACGGTCGATTTGTCGAAGTTGTATTTAGGGCTCCGGTTTGCATCTGGGGCCCACAGTCGGTTATACCACGGTATTTATAAGGACCGGCCCGTCGCTGTGAAAATTATTAGGCAACCCGATGATGACGAAAATGGAGTAATGGCCGCTCGACTGGAGAAGCAGTTTAATAGGGAGGTCACTTTTCTGTCTCATCTCTATCACCGCAATGTGCTAAAG CTCGTAGCGGCCTGCAAAAAACCACCAGTGTTTTGCATCATCACCGAATACCTTTCTGGTGGTTCCTTAAGAGCTTTCCTACACAAGCTCGATCACAAATCTGTCCCTCTACAGAAACTACTTGCGATCGCCTTAGACATTGCTCGTGGGATGGAGTATATACACTCACAAGGAGTTATCCACCGTGACTTGAAACCAGAGAATATACTTTTCGATGAGGACTTCTGCGTAAAAATTGCTGATTTTGGAATAGCTTGCGAGGAGGCATTTTGCGATGTACTAGCAGAGGATCCGGGTACTTATCGGTGGATGGCACCTGAGATGATCAAACACAAGCCTTATGGCCACAAAGTGGATGTCTATAGCTTTGGACTGCTTCTATGGGAGATGGTAACTGGAAAAATTCCTTATGAGGACATGACTCCAGTCCAGGCGGCTTTTGCTGTGGTTGATAAG AACTTGAGGCCAGAAATTCCTTCTAACTGTCCCGCGCCCGTGCGTGCCCTTATTGAGCAATGTTGGTCATCGCATCCCGAGAAAAGGCCCGACTTTTGGCAAATCGTAAAGGTCTTTGAGCAGTTCGAATCCGCTCTCGCTCAAGGCGGGACCCTCGACACCGTCAAAAACTTGACCTGCCAGGACCATAAAAACCGGCTTCGCCAGTGGATCCAAAAGCTCAAGCATTCGCATATCGAAGGCTCCGGGAATTTGATGCCAAAATTGTTGTAG
- the LOC109710024 gene encoding O-acyltransferase WSD1-like, translating into MNLQVKVRAEREEEEEKREAEENDQPVSPTGQYFNSSALSVSIMVVFESEIPIDDSPTMSTLENLLLPINPRFSSIMVKDEKGVQHWRKVKVNLEDHVNIPVFPSGLAAYDEHVEDYLSKMAAEPLPLSRPLWEIHIIKYATRHGEGSLVFKLHHALGDGFSLMGALFSCLQRADDPSLPLTFPTRKVVPKKSTNRWQGAVRVLSACVDTVRDFGWSMWKSRWGEDDVSAVRSEGIGHEFRPISISTVEFELEQIRRIKAEIGGTINDIISGIVFYGIQLYIQAMNQNNIATATNKVTALVLLNTRNISSYQSVDEMTKPNARSPWGNQFGFMHVSLPTCANAESADPLYFVLQAKKIIKAKRNSLVVYLTGRLLETLRRIKGPEATARYIHGTLRNTSMTVSNLTGPIEQMIIAGHPVKSFHFMVVRVPQSLTITVVSYMGKLKVALGVEKGFINSQLLNSYMKESFERILEAAKGKRN; encoded by the exons ATGAACCTGCAGGTGAAGGTGAGAGCggaaagagaggaggaggaggagaagcgcGAAGCGGAGGAAAATGATCAGCCGGTGAGCCCGACGGGGCAATACTTCAATAGCTCAGCGCTCTCCGTGAGCATAATGGTCGTGTTCGAGTCCGAAATCCCGATAGACGACTCCCCGACGATGTCGACACTTGAGAACCTCCTTTTGCCGATTAACCCGCGCTTCTCTTCTATCATG GTCAAAGATGAGAAGGGGGTCCAACACTGGCGCAAAGTCAAAGTCAACTTAGAAGACCACGTCAACATTCCGGTCTTCCCCTCCGGCCTCGCGGCGTACGACGAACACGTCGAAGACTACCTCTCGAAGATGGCCGCGGAGCCGCTCCCTTTGAGCCGGCCCCTGTGGGAGATCCACATCATAAAGTATGCGACGAGGCACGGGGAGGGTTCGTTGGTGTTCAAGCTCCACCACGCTCTCGGCGACGGCTTCTCCCTCATGGGGGCCCTCTTCTCCTGCCTCCAGCGGGCCGACGACCCCTCGCTGCCGCTCACTTTTCCGACACGCAAGGTGGTGCCGAAGAAGAGCACGAATCGGTGGCAGGGGGCGGTGAGGGTCTTGTCGGCGTGCGTCGACACGGTGCGAGACTTCGGGTGGAGCATGTGGAAGAGCAGGTGGGGTGAGGACGATGTGTCGGCAGTACGGTCGGAGGGCATCGGGCACGAGTTCCGGCCGATCAGCATCTCAACTGTCGAGTTCGAGCTGGAGCAGATAAGGAGGATCAAGGCCGAGATAGGCGGG actATAAATGACATCATTAGTGGCATAGTATTCTACGGGATACAACTATACATTCAAGCGATGAATCAAAACAACATAGCTACCGCTACCAACAAAGTGACTGCATTGGTGTTGCTCAACACAAGAAACATTAGCAGCTACCAAAGTGTGGATGAGATGACTAAACCAAATGCGAGGTCCCCGTGGGGGAACCAATTTGGGTTCATGCACGTCTCTCTCCCGACGTGCGCGAACGCCGAGAGCGCCGACCCCCTCTACTTCGTTCTCCAGGCGAAGAAGATCATCAAGGCAAAGAGGAACTCCCTCGTAGTTTACCTCACCGGACGGCTTCTCGAAACTTTGCGCAGAATCAAAGGTCCAGAG GCCACAGCACGGTACATACATGGGACACTGAGGAACACGAGCATGACTGTTTCAAACCTGACCGGGCCCATTGAGCAGATGATCATAGCTGGCCATCCTGTGAAGAGCTTCCATTTCATGGTTGTTCGAGTCCCCCAG AGCCTAACAATAACTGTGGTGAGCTACATGGGGAAGCTGAAGGTTGCCTTGGGAGTTGAGAAAGGCTTCATAAATTCCCAGCTTCTCAATTCTTACATGAAGGAATCATTTGAGAGAATCTTGGAAGCAGCTAAAGGAAAGAGGAATTAG
- the LOC109710029 gene encoding transcription factor bHLH36-like: MGHRGVKRIQRTLTAMESSHGTSTKLERKTVEKKRREQMKALYAKLDSLLPSSTSSREGATLPRPDRLSEAANYIKGMQEKLERMKERKRQLMTRNEAADNSKLPKIEVQNRGSNLYMIQIVSSPDDRAMFYEAVRAVEEEGGEVLNAQFSTTDRKAFHTIYALVGDFKYRFETGKLKERLKDLGWQGRRV, translated from the exons ATGGGTCATCGAGGAGTTAAAAGAATCCAAAGAACATTAACAGCCATGGAGAGCTCTCATGGAACATCGACGAAGCTGGAGAGGAAAACAGTGGAGAAAAAAAGGAGGGAACAAATGAAAGCGCTTTACGCGAAGCTCGACTCTCTACTTCCGAGCTCAACTAGTTCAagg GAAGGGGCAACACTGCCGCGACCTGATCGACTAAGCGAGGCGGCGAATTATATAAAGGGGATGCAGGAGAAGCTCGAGAGGATGAAGGAAAGGAAGAGGCAACTGATGACTCGCAATGAGGCGGCGGATAATTCGAAGCTTCCGAAGATAGAGGTGCAGAATCGAGGTTCAAATCTATATATGATACAAATCGTTAGCAGCCCCGATGACCGCGCCATGTTCTATGAGGCGGTTCGAGCTGTGGAGGAAGAAGGTGGCGAGGTTTTGAATGCCCAGTTCTCGACTACGGACCGAAAAGCCTTCCACACCATCTATGCCTTG GTTGGAGATTTTAAATATCGGTTTGAAACTGGAAAACTAAAGGAGAGATTGAAGGATCTAGGTTGGCAAGGGAGGCGTGTGTAA